A portion of the Leptospira kanakyensis genome contains these proteins:
- a CDS encoding transketolase → MEKIEVAKKFAKDIRIQVIKMVTAANSGHPGGPLGLADIYAALYTSILNHDPKNPEWPERDRLILSNGHVCAVRYASMGLSGYFPVEDLLTFRNINSYLQGHPSTRYMKGIESSSGSLGQGLSVSVGLALGAKLKKETYKIYTCISDGECGEGMTWEAAQSAVHFKTDNLIAFMDRNYIQIDGNTEEVMKLEPLDKKFEMFGWNVINADGHNMEDIFAAFAKAKQHTGGPTLIVFRTILGKGVSYMENNPKWHGTPPNKEQEAQALAELV, encoded by the coding sequence ATGGAAAAAATTGAAGTCGCAAAGAAATTTGCAAAAGATATCCGAATCCAAGTAATCAAAATGGTTACGGCTGCTAACTCTGGTCACCCAGGTGGCCCTCTTGGTCTTGCCGATATCTACGCAGCACTTTATACTTCTATTTTAAATCATGATCCAAAAAATCCTGAATGGCCAGAAAGAGATCGCCTCATTCTTTCTAACGGCCACGTTTGCGCTGTACGTTATGCATCTATGGGACTTTCTGGATATTTCCCCGTAGAAGATTTACTTACATTTCGTAATATCAATTCTTACCTCCAAGGACATCCATCCACTCGTTACATGAAGGGAATCGAATCTAGTTCAGGTTCTCTTGGACAAGGTCTTTCTGTTTCTGTTGGTTTGGCTCTTGGTGCGAAACTAAAAAAAGAGACATATAAAATTTATACATGCATCTCTGATGGTGAATGTGGTGAAGGAATGACTTGGGAAGCTGCACAATCGGCAGTTCACTTCAAAACTGATAACCTCATTGCTTTTATGGATCGTAACTACATTCAAATTGATGGTAATACTGAAGAAGTAATGAAGTTAGAACCATTGGATAAGAAGTTTGAGATGTTTGGTTGGAACGTAATCAATGCAGACGGACATAATATGGAAGATATCTTTGCTGCATTTGCAAAAGCAAAACAACATACTGGTGGACCAACTCTCATCGTGTTTAGAACTATTTTAGGTAAAGGTGTTTCTTACATGGAAAACAATCCTAAATGGCATGGAACTCCTCCGAACAAAGAACAAGAAGCACAAGCACTTGCAGAATTAGTTTAA
- a CDS encoding phosphorylase: protein MSALFFAVLSEAKPWLTKLEAKPISHSGKFRIFQKDNHYIIISGTGKLSMALAVSEFAHTLSKPERNQMKVWNLGIAGSGRSEHKLGDFFWINKISDVSSSKDFYPDRILNSNFKKETNLKTFDRPVTKEKQRDRFISLNSEELENLNLVDMEGSGFFEAASLYFPLENIAVGKLVSDHLEGKFCQAEDVETMMAKTMEGLFEEWTRPLPWVNADSIETVDWPLVESFIQNLRLTETMRHDLKKSVRFFRLRHPNSQLPFPEESDKINLKSKTDLKNYFDQWRETLHV, encoded by the coding sequence ATGTCTGCATTGTTTTTCGCTGTTCTTTCTGAGGCCAAACCCTGGCTGACAAAACTAGAAGCGAAACCCATTTCCCATTCTGGAAAATTTAGGATCTTCCAAAAAGATAATCATTATATCATTATCTCTGGAACAGGCAAACTTTCTATGGCTTTGGCAGTTTCCGAATTTGCCCACACCCTCAGCAAACCAGAAAGAAACCAAATGAAGGTTTGGAATTTAGGAATTGCAGGTTCAGGAAGATCCGAACACAAATTAGGTGATTTTTTTTGGATCAATAAAATATCTGATGTGAGTTCTTCTAAAGATTTTTATCCCGATCGCATTCTAAATTCAAACTTCAAAAAAGAAACAAATCTCAAAACTTTTGATAGACCAGTCACCAAAGAAAAACAAAGAGATCGTTTTATATCTTTAAACTCAGAAGAGTTAGAAAACCTAAACCTTGTGGATATGGAAGGGTCAGGATTTTTTGAAGCGGCTTCTCTTTATTTTCCATTGGAAAACATTGCTGTCGGGAAATTGGTGTCTGATCATTTAGAAGGAAAATTTTGCCAAGCAGAAGATGTGGAAACAATGATGGCTAAAACAATGGAGGGACTTTTTGAAGAATGGACAAGACCTCTTCCTTGGGTGAATGCCGATTCCATTGAAACCGTGGATTGGCCTTTGGTTGAATCTTTCATCCAAAACCTACGCCTAACAGAGACAATGAGGCATGACTTAAAAAAATCCGTCCGTTTTTTCCGATTGCGCCATCCCAATTCGCAACTTCCTTTTCCTGAGGAATCTGACAAAATCAATTTAAAATCCAAAACCGATCTCAAAAACTACTTCGACCAGTGGAGGGAAACTCTCCATGTTTAA
- a CDS encoding ChaN family lipoprotein yields the protein MKIFFNRFVLSFLFVFLSIGISAEESTSSVQIVRTSTAETVSISDIVKESSKYNVIVLGEEHDNQDLHRFYETLFKGISDLEPTSLSLEMLEQDGQNITNEFLNGTITESHFLSSTTHWKSFKTDYLPLVLLAKDKKLNVVAANPPRRYVNLISRKGLAAYREFSDSALTFLPPAYSLEKYLTEDYKQRLTDLFAGGHGTGHGSENSYLVLGQATWDQGMAESISREFYKTRKKVVHLNGRFHSDRNGGVVHRLREMGLSVLVISGFVKDREESREFMKIADFVILTNVR from the coding sequence TTGAAAATCTTCTTTAATCGATTTGTTTTATCGTTTCTTTTTGTATTTTTAAGTATTGGAATCTCTGCCGAGGAATCTACATCGTCCGTACAAATTGTCCGGACATCCACGGCAGAAACTGTTTCGATTTCTGATATTGTTAAAGAATCTTCCAAATACAATGTCATTGTTCTTGGCGAAGAACATGACAATCAGGATCTCCATCGTTTTTATGAAACTTTGTTTAAAGGAATTTCGGATCTAGAACCTACTTCCTTGTCTTTGGAGATGTTGGAACAAGACGGGCAAAATATAACCAACGAATTCTTAAATGGAACCATCACCGAGTCTCACTTTCTTTCTTCTACTACCCATTGGAAATCCTTCAAAACCGATTATTTACCGTTAGTTCTACTTGCGAAAGATAAAAAATTGAATGTGGTTGCTGCCAATCCACCAAGACGGTATGTAAATTTAATTTCTAGAAAGGGTTTGGCTGCCTACCGCGAGTTTTCTGATTCGGCGCTTACCTTCCTTCCTCCTGCTTATAGTTTAGAAAAATACTTAACAGAAGATTACAAACAGCGGTTAACTGATTTGTTTGCGGGAGGGCATGGAACTGGCCACGGTTCTGAAAATTCCTATTTGGTTCTCGGCCAAGCAACTTGGGACCAAGGGATGGCGGAATCAATTTCCCGCGAATTTTACAAAACTAGAAAGAAGGTGGTTCATTTGAATGGTCGATTTCATTCCGATCGGAACGGTGGTGTCGTACATAGACTACGAGAAATGGGGCTTTCGGTTCTAGTCATCTCTGGGTTTGTCAAAGATCGAGAAGAAAGCCGCGAATTTATGAAAATCGCTGATTTTGTAATTTTAACAAACGTCCGATAA
- a CDS encoding nucleotidyltransferase domain-containing protein: MEDELEILKSQIISLVNPLKIILFGSRATSTAGKNSDYDLLIIMPDGTNKREIAQYIYKKVDHIKISFDIVVATPETLKKYSNNRHLIYFHALQDGLELYAA, encoded by the coding sequence ATGGAAGATGAGTTAGAAATTCTAAAAAGCCAAATTATTTCACTCGTAAATCCATTAAAGATTATCCTTTTTGGATCAAGAGCCACTAGCACTGCCGGAAAGAATAGTGATTACGATCTTTTAATCATTATGCCTGATGGTACAAATAAAAGAGAAATCGCACAATATATTTATAAGAAGGTAGATCATATCAAAATCTCATTTGATATTGTAGTGGCAACTCCGGAAACTCTCAAAAAATATTCAAATAACCGTCATTTAATTTATTTTCATGCTCTTCAAGATGGTTTAGAACTTTATGCAGCATGA
- a CDS encoding transglutaminase-like domain-containing protein: MGQTSFPDFYPDDITRLLYDWEIAPPEKKRFLLKLIASRVPWQIQLESALEEVKDPYLRVQARSLKSEITRHRLRHSFFKLTLRGNTNHYKDLEEMCVQLSSIGFPDQNYAEIKHELDRIALRVSELYDDHSGYLTDELKVQILCQVLFQEEGFVGNIQNYNDPGNSYLFQVIKSRLGIPISLSVVYLLVGQRLGLPLYGTNLPLHFLLQYESEGYFTYIDPFHGGVLLDKFTCEKFLEANGYTNSPKYFTKASTLSMIKRMCRNLIHIYRDNQTKEMENTIKDHLQILESRSTHVE; this comes from the coding sequence ATGGGACAAACTTCTTTTCCTGATTTTTATCCAGACGATATCACTCGTCTATTGTATGATTGGGAAATTGCTCCTCCAGAAAAAAAACGTTTTTTATTAAAACTCATCGCATCTCGGGTTCCTTGGCAGATCCAATTGGAATCTGCTTTGGAAGAAGTAAAAGATCCTTACTTACGAGTTCAGGCCCGTAGTTTAAAATCAGAAATCACTCGCCATAGACTTCGTCATTCCTTCTTCAAACTCACGTTACGTGGGAATACAAATCATTATAAAGATCTGGAAGAGATGTGTGTGCAACTTTCTAGTATTGGTTTTCCTGATCAAAACTACGCGGAAATCAAACACGAATTGGATCGGATCGCTCTTCGAGTGTCTGAGTTGTATGATGATCATTCTGGATATCTGACAGATGAATTAAAAGTCCAAATCCTTTGCCAAGTTTTATTCCAAGAAGAAGGGTTTGTTGGAAATATCCAAAATTATAATGATCCCGGAAATTCTTATTTATTCCAAGTGATCAAAAGTCGGTTGGGGATTCCAATTTCTCTTTCCGTAGTGTATTTGTTAGTTGGTCAAAGATTGGGACTCCCTCTTTATGGAACCAATTTGCCACTTCATTTCCTTTTACAATATGAGTCGGAAGGATATTTTACCTACATTGATCCTTTTCACGGCGGTGTTTTATTAGATAAATTCACATGCGAAAAGTTTTTAGAAGCAAACGGATACACTAATTCACCTAAATATTTCACGAAAGCCTCTACACTTTCTATGATCAAACGTATGTGCAGAAATCTGATCCATATCTATCGGGACAACCAAACCAAAGAAATGGAAAATACGATTAAAGATCATTTGCAGATTCTAGAAAGCCGATCCACTCATGTGGAATAA
- a CDS encoding HEPN domain-containing protein, with amino-acid sequence MQHDDPGSPEAWLVHAKSDLLLAKLSDRNDILLNQLCFHAQQTAEKSLKAVLIKENAEFLFTHNIKTLILSLPDRIEKPSFFDELAILTDYAVSTRYPGDYEEIFEAEYAKAIELAELVFKWANHLIKN; translated from the coding sequence ATGCAGCATGATGACCCAGGTTCTCCAGAGGCTTGGTTAGTTCATGCAAAAAGCGACTTACTTCTGGCAAAACTTAGCGATAGAAATGATATTTTATTGAACCAACTTTGCTTTCATGCTCAACAAACTGCTGAAAAATCTTTAAAAGCTGTCTTGATAAAAGAGAATGCCGAATTTCTATTTACGCACAATATTAAAACTCTAATACTTTCTTTACCTGATCGAATTGAAAAACCTAGTTTCTTCGATGAGCTTGCCATTTTAACTGACTATGCCGTCTCTACTCGATATCCGGGTGATTATGAAGAAATTTTTGAAGCTGAATATGCAAAGGCAATTGAATTAGCTGAACTTGTTTTTAAATGGGCTAATCATTTAATTAAAAATTAA
- a CDS encoding glutathione peroxidase encodes MKQGGSMQRKVLFAIFLFIGFHIYAGGKKMSFHDFKSVSIQGKEVSLSEYKGHPVLVVNVASKCGYTPQYDGLEKVHQTYKDKGLKVVGFPSNDFGGQEPGTESQIAEFCKLNFGVSFDLMKKTKVLGNDKDPIYQFLTENAKEKGDVKWNFEKFLIDKNGNVVGRFPSGTKPESAELKQAIENLL; translated from the coding sequence ATGAAACAGGGGGGTTCCATGCAAAGAAAAGTTTTGTTTGCTATTTTTCTCTTTATCGGTTTTCATATCTATGCTGGAGGAAAAAAAATGTCATTCCATGATTTTAAATCCGTATCCATCCAAGGGAAGGAAGTTTCTCTTTCCGAATACAAAGGGCATCCTGTCCTTGTTGTGAACGTTGCATCTAAATGTGGTTATACGCCACAATACGATGGTTTAGAAAAAGTCCATCAAACATATAAGGATAAAGGTTTGAAAGTGGTTGGATTTCCTTCTAATGATTTTGGTGGCCAAGAACCAGGAACCGAATCCCAAATTGCTGAGTTTTGCAAACTCAACTTTGGAGTGAGTTTTGATCTAATGAAAAAAACAAAAGTTCTTGGAAACGATAAAGATCCCATTTATCAGTTTTTAACCGAAAATGCAAAAGAAAAAGGGGATGTGAAGTGGAACTTCGAAAAGTTCCTCATCGATAAAAATGGAAATGTTGTTGGTAGATTTCCTTCGGGAACCAAACCGGAATCTGCGGAGTTAAAACAAGCCATTGAAAATCTTCTTTAA
- a CDS encoding transglycosylase domain-containing protein, translating into MSEPSPKYLCPHCQKASRLPEPIPKEGKFQLTCAHCKEKVILNFSDYRFEILKVVPKEPVFSDTAQSFQSFKIPTESIGKSNSIKEKTDTKSKPFWERKVVFEREPEVRTFKPKPLKQRLSGVNSGRGKSQKFSYLKLTFTVTSICLFLFILGFSYFVAGVLATKKEVPLYLESLSKNIPTKILDRNGQMVSEIFQKRTSTLRLQDYPEDMISILLNIEDQKFFFHGGIDYSAILRAFFKNIVNLSYKQGASTITQQLARIILDDRRKSLNRKWREAQLAFALESVLTKEQILETYMNHVYLGHGAFGFGEGVKFYFQKNPMELNKEEMVLLASLPSAPNKYSPLKNPEDSYTRVRAILQMFRNRGIYPNLDRDKFVSFYHNLSTRSPNETVFGSRQDIAPYVTEHVRGILSSLEGDKNIYESGGYTVETTLDRGAQELIGPMVRDYLNRNRKSGKIQKKRVRVKPESPMDLAFRQKMEEVSILNEMVWNPDSLESEKDTSSVQAAIVGIQPNTGQVLFLHGGEEFNSQNQFNRATQMRRQTGSSIKAVLYASAIDAGVIQSGTRILDAPLYYRGGGGKEWAPENLGGSFDGEISLRTALVKSKNTAAVQVAERLGSAGIERYFTKYFFPNDAEKKNRYRGDLSLALGTLEISPLEMASAFTGFVNQGTVKRPYLIQRIKNAKGVVLYEVGGTDEFKLKLPPERQVIRPDTAEVMVSLLRDSGRASGVRNGGYAGDLVGKTGTTNDYKDAWFVGARPDLSLAIWIGYDNPKFGMGPSGLGGAVAAPLWGEIVSSIDKKNIIPKIQFSQPVYAKPYKICSLTGKQAGVNCPVANELYLSDYPPEGICTEDHKATHSENKDLMKGLY; encoded by the coding sequence ATGTCGGAACCTTCTCCTAAATATCTTTGTCCACATTGCCAAAAAGCGTCACGTTTACCGGAACCAATTCCCAAAGAAGGTAAATTCCAGCTAACGTGTGCTCATTGCAAAGAGAAGGTGATCCTTAATTTTTCCGATTATCGTTTTGAAATTTTAAAAGTGGTTCCTAAAGAACCTGTATTTTCGGATACGGCCCAATCGTTCCAATCTTTTAAAATCCCAACAGAATCCATCGGAAAATCAAATTCGATTAAAGAAAAAACAGACACTAAGTCCAAACCGTTTTGGGAAAGAAAGGTAGTTTTTGAAAGAGAACCAGAGGTTCGAACTTTCAAACCAAAACCACTCAAACAAAGACTGAGCGGTGTTAACAGTGGGCGGGGTAAGTCCCAAAAATTTTCTTATCTGAAACTTACGTTTACCGTCACTTCCATTTGTTTATTTTTGTTTATACTTGGCTTCTCTTACTTTGTCGCAGGAGTGCTGGCTACTAAAAAAGAAGTGCCTCTGTATTTAGAATCTCTATCAAAAAACATTCCTACAAAAATTTTGGATCGGAATGGACAGATGGTGAGTGAAATTTTCCAAAAAAGAACTTCCACCTTACGTTTGCAAGATTATCCGGAAGATATGATTTCAATTCTTTTGAATATTGAAGATCAGAAGTTTTTCTTTCATGGTGGGATTGATTATTCAGCTATCCTTAGAGCATTTTTTAAAAATATTGTTAATTTAAGTTATAAACAAGGTGCCTCCACCATCACACAACAGTTAGCAAGAATTATCTTGGATGACCGTCGTAAAAGTTTAAATCGTAAATGGAGAGAAGCACAACTGGCTTTTGCTTTAGAATCAGTCCTCACTAAAGAACAAATTTTAGAAACTTATATGAACCATGTTTATTTAGGGCATGGTGCCTTTGGATTTGGAGAGGGAGTTAAGTTTTATTTCCAGAAGAATCCAATGGAATTAAACAAAGAAGAAATGGTGCTCCTTGCATCCCTTCCTTCTGCACCTAATAAATACTCTCCTTTAAAAAATCCCGAAGATTCTTACACTCGTGTTCGCGCCATTTTACAGATGTTTCGTAATCGAGGCATTTATCCTAACTTAGATCGAGACAAGTTTGTTAGTTTTTATCATAACCTATCCACTCGGTCTCCGAATGAAACTGTTTTTGGATCCAGGCAAGACATTGCACCGTATGTAACAGAACATGTTCGTGGAATTCTTTCTTCCTTGGAAGGAGACAAAAATATTTACGAAAGTGGTGGTTATACAGTGGAAACTACTTTGGATCGTGGGGCACAAGAACTCATTGGCCCCATGGTTCGTGATTACTTGAATCGTAATCGTAAATCTGGAAAAATCCAAAAAAAACGTGTCCGAGTAAAACCGGAATCTCCTATGGATTTAGCATTCCGACAAAAGATGGAAGAAGTATCTATTTTAAATGAAATGGTTTGGAATCCTGATAGTTTGGAATCCGAAAAAGATACAAGTTCTGTCCAGGCAGCGATTGTCGGCATCCAACCAAACACGGGTCAGGTGTTATTTCTACATGGTGGGGAAGAGTTTAATTCACAAAACCAATTCAACCGTGCCACTCAAATGCGTAGACAAACGGGAAGTTCCATCAAGGCAGTGTTATATGCATCAGCAATTGATGCCGGTGTCATTCAATCCGGAACAAGAATTTTAGATGCTCCATTGTATTACAGAGGTGGTGGTGGGAAAGAATGGGCTCCTGAAAATTTAGGAGGAAGTTTTGATGGAGAAATTTCTCTACGCACAGCCCTTGTGAAATCCAAAAACACAGCAGCCGTCCAAGTGGCGGAACGATTGGGTAGTGCAGGCATTGAACGTTATTTTACAAAATACTTTTTTCCAAATGATGCAGAGAAAAAAAATAGATACAGAGGAGATTTGTCTTTGGCTCTGGGAACCCTAGAGATTTCTCCCTTAGAGATGGCCTCAGCTTTTACTGGTTTTGTCAACCAAGGAACAGTCAAACGTCCTTATCTCATCCAAAGGATTAAAAATGCAAAAGGTGTGGTTTTGTATGAAGTGGGCGGCACCGATGAGTTTAAATTAAAACTTCCGCCAGAACGCCAAGTGATTCGTCCCGACACAGCAGAAGTGATGGTATCTTTACTCAGAGACAGTGGCCGTGCCAGTGGAGTTCGGAACGGTGGTTATGCGGGTGATTTAGTTGGAAAAACCGGAACCACAAACGATTATAAAGATGCATGGTTTGTGGGCGCAAGACCCGATTTATCATTAGCCATCTGGATTGGTTATGACAATCCAAAATTTGGAATGGGCCCCAGTGGACTTGGTGGTGCAGTGGCAGCTCCACTTTGGGGAGAAATTGTATCTTCCATTGATAAAAAAAACATCATTCCTAAAATCCAATTCAGCCAACCTGTTTATGCGAAACCATATAAAATTTGTTCCTTAACAGGAAAACAAGCAGGTGTCAATTGTCCAGTGGCAAATGAATTGTATCTTTCTGATTATCCACCTGAAGGAATTTGTACAGAAGACCATAAAGCAACACATTCAGAGAACAAAGATTTGATGAAAGGATTGTATTAG
- a CDS encoding polyprenyl synthetase family protein, whose amino-acid sequence MKSNLHIQSILSKFDKNLDGIITEDIPVLKKIKKHVITSGGKRIRPFSHYLFCQFLNVKDVSWLDVGSVAELIHAASLLHDDVVDNAPIRRGKPTIGSLFGNKTAILAGDYLLACGISRLNSLGNPELMEIFSQVLKDLSVSELLQMEWEKNPKISLKVYDSIIYGKTASLFGVCTESAAILAGKSKKERTVIRDFGVRLGKLFQKKDDCLDYFVESSASGKEFLKDFKNGLYTYPVLVLRESLSLIEKRKLESVFKKEERSSIDETYILGLMESKKISEKLHKELNAEKNYLLGFLNQFPASGERQLFVEQLERLT is encoded by the coding sequence ATGAAATCAAATCTTCATATCCAATCTATATTATCTAAGTTTGATAAAAATTTAGATGGAATCATTACAGAAGACATTCCCGTTCTTAAAAAAATAAAAAAACATGTCATCACTTCTGGTGGGAAACGGATCCGGCCGTTTTCGCATTATCTATTTTGCCAATTTTTAAATGTTAAAGATGTTAGTTGGCTTGATGTAGGAAGTGTTGCGGAACTCATCCATGCGGCCAGTTTACTGCATGATGATGTGGTAGACAATGCTCCTATCCGTCGAGGCAAACCAACGATTGGATCTTTGTTTGGTAATAAAACTGCCATCCTCGCCGGTGATTATCTCTTGGCTTGTGGGATCAGTCGACTCAACTCACTGGGAAATCCTGAGTTAATGGAAATTTTTTCCCAAGTTTTGAAAGATCTTTCTGTCAGTGAACTTTTGCAAATGGAATGGGAAAAAAATCCTAAAATTTCCTTAAAAGTTTATGATTCTATCATTTATGGGAAAACAGCTTCGCTTTTTGGCGTTTGTACAGAGTCGGCAGCCATCCTTGCCGGTAAGTCGAAAAAAGAAAGGACAGTGATCCGTGATTTCGGTGTTAGGTTAGGAAAACTTTTCCAAAAGAAAGATGATTGTTTGGATTATTTTGTGGAATCCAGTGCGAGTGGTAAGGAATTTTTAAAAGATTTTAAAAATGGACTCTATACGTATCCCGTTCTTGTCCTGAGAGAAAGTTTGAGTCTTATCGAAAAAAGAAAGTTGGAATCTGTATTTAAAAAAGAAGAAAGAAGTTCAATCGATGAAACTTATATTCTTGGACTAATGGAATCTAAAAAAATTTCTGAAAAACTTCATAAAGAGTTAAACGCAGAAAAAAACTATCTTCTTGGTTTTTTAAATCAATTCCCTGCTAGCGGTGAACGTCAGTTATTTGTCGAACAATTGGAGCGTTTGACTTAA
- a CDS encoding SPL family radical SAM protein: MFKAFSHIYIEESILDHFRTKEILNRFPNAIPISIRHYKDSFNRNSQNFRIQKESPKLILAEKKDQFLYKGSDFSPNFSHPHFYYNTLALNCIYDCEYCYLQGMFPSANLVLFVNWEDFFSATKEFLDKNKSLYLALSYDTDLLALESFFPATKAWLEFATNEPNLSLEIRTKSTNYGQIAKYSPNPNVILAWTISPQSIIESIEHGTPSLQARLKAIGQAIKDGWKVRICIDPILRVPEWQTHYQSLADTLGKELNMEGILDISIGGFRMNIDFLKRMTDVRKDSSILFHDFEKKDKIVSYSKLETEEILNLMSGALKKHFSPSQIKVSYS; encoded by the coding sequence ATGTTTAAGGCTTTTTCTCATATTTACATTGAAGAAAGTATTTTAGATCATTTTCGTACAAAGGAAATTCTAAATCGATTTCCCAATGCCATTCCTATCTCAATTCGACATTACAAAGATAGTTTCAATCGGAATTCCCAAAACTTTAGAATCCAAAAAGAATCTCCCAAGCTGATTTTAGCCGAAAAAAAAGACCAATTTTTATACAAAGGAAGTGATTTTTCACCTAACTTCTCTCATCCGCATTTTTACTACAACACACTCGCCCTCAACTGTATTTATGATTGCGAATATTGTTATTTACAAGGGATGTTTCCTTCCGCCAATCTCGTGTTATTTGTCAATTGGGAAGATTTTTTTTCTGCCACAAAAGAGTTTTTGGACAAAAATAAATCCTTATATCTCGCTTTATCCTACGATACAGACCTTTTGGCTCTAGAATCGTTCTTTCCTGCCACAAAAGCATGGTTGGAATTTGCGACAAACGAACCAAATTTGAGTTTAGAAATCCGAACTAAGTCAACTAACTACGGTCAAATTGCCAAATATTCCCCAAATCCCAATGTCATCCTTGCCTGGACGATTAGCCCACAATCCATCATTGAATCGATTGAACATGGAACTCCATCACTGCAAGCAAGGCTAAAGGCAATAGGCCAAGCCATAAAAGATGGATGGAAGGTTCGAATATGCATTGATCCCATCTTACGAGTGCCCGAATGGCAAACCCATTACCAATCGTTAGCCGACACTTTAGGGAAAGAACTAAACATGGAAGGCATTCTTGACATTAGTATAGGTGGATTTCGGATGAATATTGATTTTTTGAAGAGGATGACTGATGTCAGAAAGGACTCTTCCATTTTATTTCATGATTTTGAAAAAAAAGATAAAATAGTTTCTTATTCAAAATTAGAAACAGAAGAAATTTTAAATCTTATGTCAGGAGCACTAAAAAAACATTTTTCTCCTTCTCAAATAAAAGTCAGCTATTCTTGA